The Stigmatopora argus isolate UIUO_Sarg unplaced genomic scaffold, RoL_Sarg_1.0 HiC_scaffold_37, whole genome shotgun sequence genome window below encodes:
- the LOC144070346 gene encoding general transcription factor II-I repeat domain-containing protein 2-like, protein MKVVVLCINFIRAKGLKHRQFQEFLSELESTHGDVLYYTEVRWLSRGRVLRRFYELPPEINAFLHLKDKTVPELINPEWKWHLAFLTDVTEILTHLNLQLQGEGKLICDMYSHIKAFEVKLALLLEQVKKRNFVHLPATQNLSTENPAVAFPAEKCVEALEMLKAEFGVRFTELHVHAKEIRLFQNPFVAHIDEAQPSYQFELAELQNCDVLKDAFKLNSLIDFYASLPNDTYPNIKKHAMKMSSVFGSTYICEKTFSRMKLLKTPMRSRLTDEHLHQCLRLAVTRMEPDIQLLTSQMQAHSSH, encoded by the coding sequence atgaaggtcgtGGTGttgtgcataaacttcatcagggcaaagggacttaaacacaggcagttccaagaattcctgtctgaactggagtctacgcacggagatgtgctgtactacacagaggtccgatggctgagccggggcagagttttgaggcgtttttacgagcttcCACCCGAAATTAACgcgtttcttcatttaaaagacaaaacggtcccagagctgatcaacccagaatggaaatggcacctcgcatttttaacagacgtgacagaaatacttacccaccttaacttgcagctacaaggcgaagggaaactcatttgcgacatgtattcacacataaaagcatttgaggtgaaattagcgctgcttttggaacaagtgaaaaagcgcaactttgtccatcttcctgctacccaaaacctgtcgacagagaacccagcggtcgcgttcccagctgaaaagtgcgtggaagcactggaaatgctgaaggcggagttcggtgtgcgattcactgaactacatgttcatgcaaaagaaatccgtctttttcagaacccctttgttgcccacattgatgaagcccagccttcatatcagtttgagttggctgagttacagaactgtgatgttctgaaagacgcattcaagctcaacagtctcattgacttctatgcctccctcccaaacgacacatatccaaacatcaaaaaacatgcaatgaaaatgtcctcagtttttggcagcacgtatatctgcgagaaaaccttttctcgcatgaaactgctgaaaactccgatgagatcaagattgacagatgaacatttgcatcagtgcttgagactggctgtaactagaatggaacctgatattcaacttctcaccagccagatgcaggcccacagttcacactga